From the Homo sapiens chromosome 1, GRCh38.p14 Primary Assembly genome, one window contains:
- the CKS1B gene encoding cyclin-dependent kinases regulatory subunit 1 — protein MSHKQIYYSDKYDDEEFEYRHVMLPKDIAKLVPKTHLMSESEWRNLGVQQSQGWVHYMIHEPEPHILLFRRPLPKKPKK, from the exons ATGTCGCACAAACAAATTTACTATTCGGACAAATACGACGACGAGGAGTTTGAGTATCG ACATGTCATGCTGCCCAAGGACATAGCCAAGCTGGTCCCTAAAACCCATCTGATGTCTGAATCTGAATGGAGGAATCTTGGCGTTCAGCAGAGTCAGGGATGGGTCCATTATATGATCCATGAACCAG AACCTCACATCTTGCTGTTCCGGCGCCCACTACCCaagaaaccaaagaaatga